Within Dysgonomonas sp. HDW5A, the genomic segment AGTGGCTACTGCACAAGGGTTAAAAATGCACGGTGGTGTTGCCATTGAAGATATTAAGAAAGAAAATATCGAAGGCTTGAGAAACGGATTGGCTAATATAGAGAAGCATATCTCGAATATGCAATCGTTTGGTCAGACGGTAGTTGTCGCCTTCAATAAATACGCACAGGATACTCAGGCAGAGCTGGATATCATCACAGATTTCTGTAAGAGCAAAAATATAGGATTTGCTATCAACAATGCTTTTTCGGAAGGCGGTGAGGGTGCTGTGGAATTAGCGAATCTGGTAGTCAAAACAATTGAAAACAGTCCTTCGAAAGCGCTTACATTTACATACGAAGACGACGATTCTATACAACAAAAGGTCGAAAAGATAGCTAAAAAAATATATGGTGCGGATGCTGTTGAATTCAGTGGTAAGGCTCTCAAAATACTACAACTGATTAAAGGTACGGACATGGAAAAATACCCTGTGTGTATTGCCAAGACACAGTATTCGTTTTCGGAAGACCCGAAAGCTTACGGTGTAGCCAAAGGTTTTACTTTGACTATAAATGATATGGTAATCAATAACGGTGCTGAGTTTATTGTAGCCATAGCAGGCACTATAATGCGTATGCCGGGGTTACCCAAGGTACCGCAAGCAAATCATATTGATATTGTTGACGGTTTAATTGACGGTTTAAGCTAAGGTTGCAGACCTTTTAAGACATTATTTCTTATGAAAAAAGTATTCGCCTTGTTTTTACTTCTTGCAATGGTACTCAATACCCGTGCTGCGGTGGTGTATACAAAACAGGATTCGCTTATATATGAGAAATATATTAGTCAATTAAAAGCGGAGGTAACTTTACCAATTGGTGAATTGATTGTAAAAACTGCTTTATTTTTTCGGGATACTCCTTATGTAGCCTCAACTCTCGACAATAATCAAGAGGAACAATTAGTTGTTAATCTGCATCAATTCGATTGCACCACTTTTGTCGAAAACTGTATTGCACTAAGCAGAACGCTTAAAACAGGGAATTATTCATTTTCAAACTTTTGCAACCAGTTGAAATCGATCCGATACAGGGATGGAGAAATAGAAGATTATACTTCGAGACTTCATTATGTAACGGATTGGATATACAATAATTCAAAGAGGGAAATACTGGAAGATAAAACTTTTTCGTTAGGGGGGATAAAAGATACTAAAACAATCCACTTTATGTCTACGCATACCGATGCTTACAAACCACTGCGTAACAACCTGAAACTACAACAGAAAATAGAAGGTATTGAACAGCAGATAAACAATAGAGCTGAGTATTATGTTTTAAAAAAGAAAGACATCAATATAGTCAGCAGTAAAATAAACAATGGTGATATAATAGCTTTTGCAACTGGCATCGAAGGCTTAGATTATACGCATATTGCTATCGCATATCACGACCAAGGAACATTGACTTTTATACATGCTTCAAGTAAAGCAATGAAGGTCATTATAGAACCTCAGTCGCTGTATGATTATTGCCTGAAATCGACAAAATGTACAGGCGTAAGTATTTTCAGGGCAATTGATTTCTAAAAGAAAAACTGATATAACTACCAAACTTTTATACAGACCTAAATAGTAAACAGGTATTAATTTTGAAAAATGAATAAAGAAATATTCCTAAGAATGAGTAGTTGGTCACAACTCTTCTTCCTTTGTCTTTTTAGCTTTGTCGGCTTGATGATAGCCGCTGTTCTTACGGTTGTAATAGGCCAATCGACAGGCACTCTGGGGTCGTTAGACTTTATGAAAGCCATGCAAGTAGTTCAGGTTGTTTTAATCTTCTTAATTCCTTCTTTGTTATGTGCTCATTTATTTCACAAATCGGCTCCTCGATTTCTGAAAATCAATAAACCCATTGATGTTAAGTTCTTACTGCTTTCGATTCTTCTTATTTTTGCAGTTCAGCCTTTTATAGCTTTCACAGGACATTACAACAGTATGATAACTTTACCTGAATCTCTGGCGGGAGTAGAGAAAGTGATGAAGATGATGGAAGAGCAAGCTCAAACATTAATCGAAAAAATGCTTACTACCAATTCGGTTCTTGTCTTATTGATAAACTTGTTCGTTATTGCCATTACTGCGGGTGTCACAGAAGAATTTTTCTTTAGAGGATCTATGCAGCAAACCATCCGGAAAATTTGTAAGAACAGACATCTTGCTGTTTGGATTACCGCCTTTATATTTAGCTTTATTCACCTCCAGTTTTACGGGTTTGTTCCCCGTTTGCTTCTGGGGGCTTTATTAGGATATATTTTTCTTTGGTCGGGCAATTTATGGATTGCAGTAATTGTACATGCCATAAACAATACAATAGCTGTCTTAACTTTTCACTTCTTTCACAATACACCTATGTACGAGAAGCTCGAAAACTTTGGGGTAGGTAATACAATCTGGGCTACAGTTGTAAGTATTATTTTAACGGGAACTATATTGGCAATTCTTTCACGAGAGTATCAAAAAAATAACCCGCAGGATTTTACGATATAATATCTTAGTATTTTGTCCTTAGACAATTTAGTGGGTTTATCTATATATAAAGCGAATGAGGATTAAGATATATGTTCTATTTTACTGCGCGTAATCAAAGATTACTTGCATTCCTTTTGCCCTAAGCCGCAAAAGGAATCAAAAAGGCTTTGTGCTGCATGGCTCGCCTGCCTGACTTAAGCTTGCAACCTAAACTAAACCTACTGCCTTGCGGCACGTTTAGTTTTACGCCTGCTTCGCTTGTCAGCCAACGGCTGTGCCACTGATGCACTAAGGCTTACGCCCGTCAGGTTATTGGCATTACCGATTGTGCGGGGTACCCGTAGGGCGAAAAAAGCGTTAAGAAACAAAAGGACATCGTCGGTTAAACGTTTTTCTTTTGTTTTAGCTTTTAGTCCGTGACGGGTCGGACAAAAGGTACAGCCTTGATTTTTTGTTTCGTTTTGCATCAAGGCAAAATGAAAAACAAACCCATAAGGGTGCGTTAGGAAAAATAGAACGTATAAATTCAGCTACTAATTAGTATAAATAAACAAGTTGAGTAAAGAAAAATAATAAAGCAGAAAAAAGTGTCACTTTTGTAATGTTTGTAATGTTTTTCACAATAAATAACTAACAAACAACGCATTAACAAATCATCAAAATATACACTAAAAGACATATTTTGTAACCTTTGTCCCTCTGAATATACAAGATTGTTACTTAAACGTAACTTTACTCAAGGGCATAAGAATCGACATAATACAATTGTTCTGGATGGAATTAACAGGAAAAAAAGATGGTTTCGGATATCTGATAAAGTGGATTATCAGACTAGGGGATCTGTTGGTTATTAATTTCACTTTAATTCTCTTATCCAAGCTTCTGTTTGCGGACGACGCTTTCACTTCATTTATCAATAATGTCCGTTTAGTTGAAAAACTGCTTCTGATTAACCTCGTTTATTTTGTTGTTGCAAGTATTATTCCGATAAATCTGTCGTCTAATATTATCTTCTTTGACAAGATTGTTCATAGAAGCTTCTCATTTATATCGCTTTACTTCATATTGCTTACAGCAGCAATGCTATTGCTTGGAATAGACAGAATCACTTGGATCGATTGGTCGGTTTATTACATAGGTCTGTCTATTATCTATATAATCTGGCATATAACGGTACGGATCATTTTAAAATGGTATCGCAGCAAAGGCTACAACTACAAACGGATTGTAATAATCGGGAGTGGCAACAGGGCGACGGATGTTTTCAATGAACTAAAGTCGAGCGACTACGGATATAAAATACTAGGGGCTTTTGATGAGATTCCCGACTTATCAAATCCATCCATTAACTATTTAGGGACACTGTCTCAGGTTGAAAAATACTGTATCGAAAACAAAGTAGACGAGATCTATTGTACTTTGCCCAACAGCGAAGAATCGGTTATATTACGTCTGGTGAATTTCTCGGAAAGAAATATGATACGATTCTTTCTGGTTCCCGAATTTTATGAATATATAAAGCGAAAACTTGTACTCAACTCACTTCAATCGATACCTGTTATAGGGATAAGACCCGAACCTCTTCAGCTACTCTATAACAGGGTATTGAAAAGAATATTTGATATCGTTTTTTCCTCTATTGTCTTAATATCAGTCTTTCCTGTTATCTATATCATATTTGGGGTTATTATTAAACTGACATCACGCGGCTCTATTGTTTTTAAACAAAGAAGAACCGGTTTACAGGGTGAGGAATTTACATGTTACAAGTTTAGAACCATGTATGTCAATGATAAATCGGATTCTCTCACAACACAGCAGGTTGATCCACGAATCACGCCCATCGGGAAGTTTATGCGTCGCACAAGCATCGACGAGCTACCTCAGTTCTTCAATGTTTTAATCGGTAATATGTCTGTCGTAGGACCTCGTCCGCATATGATTAAACAGACGTCTTTATACAATGGACTTATCGACAAATTTATGATACGCCACATCGTAAAACCCGGCATTACGGGTTGGGCTCAGATATCGGGATACAGAGGCGAAACCAAAACCATCAAACAGATGGAAGGTCGGTTCAGACGCGATGTGTGGTACATCGAGAACTGGTCTTTTATGCTGGATATTAAGATAATCGTTGTGACTACCCTTCAATTGCTAAGAGGCGATAAGAATGTTTATTAAGCGGTTTAATAAATCTTCCTCTGATTAAGTGCCGCCCGATAACGGTTCGCATTTTTGACATGCTCGGTATGTGTAACTGCAAAGTTATGTCTTCCCGAAAAATCCTCTTTCGCACACATATAAAGATAGTCATGCTCTGCCGGATTCAATACAGCCTCTATTCCTTTGATTGAGGCAACTCTAATCGGCCCGGGAGGTAATCCCAAGTGTTTATATGTATTATAAGGAGAGTCCACTTGTAAATGCTCAAAAAGAATACGTTTCAAGGAGAAGTCTCCTACTGCAAATTTAACCGTAGGATCAGCTTGCAGCAATTGTCCTAATCTCAACCGATTCAGGTATAATCGTGCAACCACCGGATATTCGTCTGAGAAATAACATTCCTCCTCTACGATAGAAGCCAGTATGGAAACCTCAACAGGAGTAAGTCCCACCTTTTCTGCCTTTACTTTTCGCTCATCTGTCCAGAATTTAGAATATTCATCTTTCATCCTTTTCAGAAAACTATCCAATGAGACATCCCAATATACTTCGTAGGTATTCGGTACAAACATACAAAGTATCGTTTCGGTGGTAAAGCCTAATTTAGAACAGCTTTCTTCATTATTAAAGGTAGCCATCAGTTCCTCTTCGGTTATCATCAATTGAGAAGCAAGTCTCTTGGCCAGATCTTCCTTAGTTCGAATATTATTGAACTTCAATTTAACCGGTGCCTGATGCCCTCCTTTCAAGTCACTTATTACTTCTTGAATACTCATATCCGGTGTAATTGCGTATCGCCCGGTTTTCATATTATCTGGATACTTCATATAGGCAGCAAGCCTCTTAAAGGCATTGAGATCCGAAATATGAGCAGTCGTGTCCATCTGTGTGAGTACTGCATCAAAACTTTTCTGCTTATCAACATAAATATAAACAGTACCTTTTATTCCGAACTCGGCATCCAGAAAACTTTTAATATATACAAAGATACCTCCTGCTGCAAGAATTACTACAGCAAGGATTATAAACAAAACATTGCGCTTAGTTTTAGCCATTTTCTTAATTATGATCGTAGACCGTCTTTATTATTCACAAATATGGTAAATAAGCCAGCTAATACTACAATAGGTTAGCTATAACTATTTTACGATATCTTGTGATCAAATCTTCGCCAAAATTAATCATATTATTTAGAAAAAATGAGAGAGTGATCTTGTAAAATCAAAACAAACAGCTATATTTGCATCGCAATTCAGTATTGCCTACGTAAAACCATTGATTGGAAGTGTGGGTGAGTGGCTGAAACCACCAGTTTGCTAAACTGACGTACGGGTAACTGTACCGGGGGTTCGAATCCCCCCGCTTCCGCAAACAAAGCACAATGAATAGAGACTTTCAGAAATGATCGTCTCTATTTTTTTATATAGAACTATCCACTGGACGCATTTATTTTTCACCCATACAAAAAAGAGCAATTACTTACATATAATGTAGATAACTGCTCTTCTAAGTGACCCCGGAGGGGCTCGAACCCTCGACCCATTGATTAAGAGTCAATTGCTCTACCAACTGAGCTACGGAGTCTTTTATTTGGTGGTACAAAAGTAAAACAAAATATTTATTTAAGCCATATTTAATCTGTAAAAATACAGATGATCTTCTATTTTTAAATTCGACTTGTGACTAAATTTACACTTTAGCGACTAATAAATCAATCAAGTAGACGAAATGCATAATAAAGATTTAGAAAAAGATTTTATGAATATGATAAAGCTTCATGAGCGTATCATATATAAAGTCGCATCTTTTTATGCAGATATAGACCAAAGTATTAACGATCTGTATCAAGAAGTCATTCTTAATCTTTGGAAAGCATACCCATCTTTCAGAGGAGAAAGCAAAGTGTCAACATGGATATACCGGATAGCTTTAAATACTTGCATCACTTTTTTTCGTCGTAACAAACGAAAGCCTGATCACACGGATTTAGTAGGTGATATTGCAGATATACCGGATAATAATGAAGAAATAACAGAATTATATAATCTCATAAATAGATTAGGTAAAATCGAAAAGGCTTTGGTTCTTCTCTATTTAGACGAAAAACCTTATAAGGAGATATCCGAAATAACAGGCTTAACGGTAACTAATGTATCTACGAAGATAAGCCGAATCAAAGAAAAATTAAAGAAAATGTCTAATGAATAAAGTTATAAACTATGGACTTGGATAATATAAAAAAGACATGGAATGATAACCTATTCACTCCAAGTCTTACAGACGACAATATACGGCATATAATATACAAGAAAGGCAAAACAGCCCTAGGGCGCCTACTCTGGTTTGAAGTAATAGGACTTATAGTTGTACTGCCTTTTATAGCAGCTCCATATATTCATGCATTGTATCTCCCGAGAGTTCCTTACCCGGCTTTCACAAAATATTTCTTTATTGTTTGTTGTATTATTAGCTTCTGCTGGCAGATATATAAAGTACAACTTTTAAACAAAATTGACCTTAAGCAAATGGATATATTATCAGGACTCAAAATTATTTCCAGATACAAACTTTTTATAAAAAGGGAGCTTTTTGTCGGAGTCGCTTTTGCTTGCATTATTTTAGGGTCATTCTGCTATGAATATATAGACATAATATCCGATCAAGGAAAGGTTCTTTTCTATTTATTCAATATGGCAGTATTAATAATCGTATGCCTTATTATGCTTGTATTCTACAAGTTTTTTTATAAAAAAAACATTGAGAGTATAGAATCTTCGTTGAAGGAGGTAAAGGAAATGGAAACCGACTCATAAGAGACAAGAGAAGCCTATTTACTAATCCAGAAGTCAAGGTATTGTTGTGCTACTTTCATATAATCATGGTGCTTTTCAATAAAAATTCGCCCATCCTTAGCACGTTCTGCAATTGTATTTTTATGGAGGACTAAATCTTCTAATTTCTTATAAATATCCTGTTTTTCGGGATATACATTTACAATGGGACGAAGTTCGGATTCTTGAAGCAAATTATACATATCGGGCTCTCCTCCTCCCACAAGAACTTTCCCTAATGCCATCGTAAGCAAGCCGTTCATTGCAGGCGAATAGGAGTACAACTGATCTAAAACAACGTGTGCATCCTGAATACGGCTTAAGTATTCGGAATACATAACTGATTCAACTTTAGTCACCCGTGCATCATTAGGATAGGTTCGGGCTAGTTGCTGAACAACTTCATACAAGATATCAGTGCCTTTAAATTCATTGCGAGCCTTATTTATACCAATAAAGAAATTTATTTTATCTATAGGAGGAAGCTCTTTCTGTTTAACCTCTCCAATATTTACAGGCAGAGGTATATATGCCAATTTTTCGCTGTAAGATTCTTTATAAGCTTCGTAATATTCGTATAGGCAGGCTATAATACCATTGCATGATTCTGCTATCTCGATGTTAGCATCCTGACGCTTCGTTCCAAGCCAATTCTCTTCCAGATATTCACTCTTGGTTCGCACATTCTTTACATCGCCTATATAAAATTCCGAATATTTATACTTTTGATCCAAGCAAGCCTTTATCCAGAAATAATCATCACCAAAAGCGCCCAGAAAAATTTTCTTATTATGTCGCTTCAGATATCGGTATAGCTCGATATTGACCCGGATATTTTGTGTAGTAAAGCACGGATTGGTTATTTGAACAATATCGTAGCCTTTAAAATTCTTAAGATTAGAGTAAATTGTAAGTAGATTAGAAAGCGTATCTTTCAGGTTAGAACTTTTACGTTTCAGGTCTATATCACGATGATAGTTCTTAAAACCATCTCCATCAGATGCAACTGTTACATCATGTCCCATAAGCCTTAAGCCTTCGGACAATGTGAGGTGTAAACCACTATAATCTCCTAATAACAGTATTCTCATCTAAAACCAGATATATAGGTGAGTCGAGAGACTTCCTTTGATTTGATTAGTTCCATGCCGGATCGTAGCTTGACAAACGGCTACGTTGCTCATATTTAAGATCCTGCAACATAGACGAATTAACCCGCAATGACACATAATATGTCGCATAAGGTCCTATCGGATTAAAACTAGCCGTTATGTTCCAACAGTGTAGATTTCTAGACAAATTACAA encodes:
- a CDS encoding N-acetylmuramoyl-L-alanine amidase-like domain-containing protein, translating into MKKVFALFLLLAMVLNTRAAVVYTKQDSLIYEKYISQLKAEVTLPIGELIVKTALFFRDTPYVASTLDNNQEEQLVVNLHQFDCTTFVENCIALSRTLKTGNYSFSNFCNQLKSIRYRDGEIEDYTSRLHYVTDWIYNNSKREILEDKTFSLGGIKDTKTIHFMSTHTDAYKPLRNNLKLQQKIEGIEQQINNRAEYYVLKKKDINIVSSKINNGDIIAFATGIEGLDYTHIAIAYHDQGTLTFIHASSKAMKVIIEPQSLYDYCLKSTKCTGVSIFRAIDF
- a CDS encoding CPBP family intramembrane glutamic endopeptidase; this encodes MNKEIFLRMSSWSQLFFLCLFSFVGLMIAAVLTVVIGQSTGTLGSLDFMKAMQVVQVVLIFLIPSLLCAHLFHKSAPRFLKINKPIDVKFLLLSILLIFAVQPFIAFTGHYNSMITLPESLAGVEKVMKMMEEQAQTLIEKMLTTNSVLVLLINLFVIAITAGVTEEFFFRGSMQQTIRKICKNRHLAVWITAFIFSFIHLQFYGFVPRLLLGALLGYIFLWSGNLWIAVIVHAINNTIAVLTFHFFHNTPMYEKLENFGVGNTIWATVVSIILTGTILAILSREYQKNNPQDFTI
- a CDS encoding undecaprenyl-phosphate glucose phosphotransferase produces the protein MELTGKKDGFGYLIKWIIRLGDLLVINFTLILLSKLLFADDAFTSFINNVRLVEKLLLINLVYFVVASIIPINLSSNIIFFDKIVHRSFSFISLYFILLTAAMLLLGIDRITWIDWSVYYIGLSIIYIIWHITVRIILKWYRSKGYNYKRIVIIGSGNRATDVFNELKSSDYGYKILGAFDEIPDLSNPSINYLGTLSQVEKYCIENKVDEIYCTLPNSEESVILRLVNFSERNMIRFFLVPEFYEYIKRKLVLNSLQSIPVIGIRPEPLQLLYNRVLKRIFDIVFSSIVLISVFPVIYIIFGVIIKLTSRGSIVFKQRRTGLQGEEFTCYKFRTMYVNDKSDSLTTQQVDPRITPIGKFMRRTSIDELPQFFNVLIGNMSVVGPRPHMIKQTSLYNGLIDKFMIRHIVKPGITGWAQISGYRGETKTIKQMEGRFRRDVWYIENWSFMLDIKIIVVTTLQLLRGDKNVY
- the mltG gene encoding endolytic transglycosylase MltG, with amino-acid sequence MAKTKRNVLFIILAVVILAAGGIFVYIKSFLDAEFGIKGTVYIYVDKQKSFDAVLTQMDTTAHISDLNAFKRLAAYMKYPDNMKTGRYAITPDMSIQEVISDLKGGHQAPVKLKFNNIRTKEDLAKRLASQLMITEEELMATFNNEESCSKLGFTTETILCMFVPNTYEVYWDVSLDSFLKRMKDEYSKFWTDERKVKAEKVGLTPVEVSILASIVEEECYFSDEYPVVARLYLNRLRLGQLLQADPTVKFAVGDFSLKRILFEHLQVDSPYNTYKHLGLPPGPIRVASIKGIEAVLNPAEHDYLYMCAKEDFSGRHNFAVTHTEHVKNANRYRAALNQRKIY
- a CDS encoding RNA polymerase sigma factor, with amino-acid sequence MHNKDLEKDFMNMIKLHERIIYKVASFYADIDQSINDLYQEVILNLWKAYPSFRGESKVSTWIYRIALNTCITFFRRNKRKPDHTDLVGDIADIPDNNEEITELYNLINRLGKIEKALVLLYLDEKPYKEISEITGLTVTNVSTKISRIKEKLKKMSNE
- a CDS encoding glycosyltransferase family 4 protein; translation: MRILLLGDYSGLHLTLSEGLRLMGHDVTVASDGDGFKNYHRDIDLKRKSSNLKDTLSNLLTIYSNLKNFKGYDIVQITNPCFTTQNIRVNIELYRYLKRHNKKIFLGAFGDDYFWIKACLDQKYKYSEFYIGDVKNVRTKSEYLEENWLGTKRQDANIEIAESCNGIIACLYEYYEAYKESYSEKLAYIPLPVNIGEVKQKELPPIDKINFFIGINKARNEFKGTDILYEVVQQLARTYPNDARVTKVESVMYSEYLSRIQDAHVVLDQLYSYSPAMNGLLTMALGKVLVGGGEPDMYNLLQESELRPIVNVYPEKQDIYKKLEDLVLHKNTIAERAKDGRIFIEKHHDYMKVAQQYLDFWISK